The Sulfurimonas lithotrophica genome includes a region encoding these proteins:
- a CDS encoding PAS domain-containing protein → MKKPTPIDEEIELDPKRYIVSETDEKGKITFCNDYFKEISGYSEEELMGSPHNIVRHPDMPKIVFKLLWQTISAGKNINAVVKNMAKDGRYYWIFTEFEIRKDTDTGKIIGYHASRKNISKHVLAVIADLYAKLLEIEKTEGVDASEKYLINFLKDKGDDIEFANIMEEIHKFY, encoded by the coding sequence ATGAAAAAACCAACTCCAATAGATGAAGAAATAGAGTTAGATCCTAAGAGATATATCGTAAGTGAAACGGACGAAAAAGGTAAAATTACTTTTTGCAATGATTATTTTAAAGAGATTTCAGGGTATAGTGAAGAAGAACTTATGGGCTCGCCTCACAATATAGTTCGACATCCGGATATGCCTAAAATCGTGTTTAAGCTTCTTTGGCAAACAATTTCAGCCGGTAAAAATATAAATGCAGTTGTTAAAAATATGGCAAAAGACGGAAGATATTACTGGATATTTACGGAATTTGAGATTCGTAAAGATACTGATACGGGAAAAATTATAGGTTATCATGCATCCAGAAAAAATATATCTAAACATGTATTAGCCGTTATAGCAGATTTATATGCAAAACTTTTAGAAATTGAAAAAACAGAAGGTGTGGATGCATCTGAAAAATATTTAATTAACTTTTTAAAAGATAAAGGCGATGATATAGAATTCGCTAATATAATGGAAGAGATTCATAAATTTTACTAG
- a CDS encoding Crp/Fnr family transcriptional regulator has protein sequence MSIKEIVKSLSFFSSLNDEDVEKICTISTLHKYTTGYVLHYENQDKDSIEFLVSGLAKAYKIDKHKNEIFLYHLSNDSLLSDINNISSDTLTSFSNLEMAEDSVVLKIDYTEFKQQFLNSRILCSELMNEIIKRSEYMQNIFNREFIFDAVTKVAKMIDDDLDMFNKIKRHDISLILNIQPATLSRVLSRLKRNNIISIEHGKIGIIDKEELKAIYEEVL, from the coding sequence TTGTCAATAAAAGAGATAGTGAAATCACTTAGCTTTTTTTCATCGCTAAATGATGAAGATGTTGAAAAAATATGTACTATTTCAACTTTACATAAATATACTACAGGCTATGTACTTCACTATGAAAATCAAGATAAAGATTCAATAGAATTTCTTGTAAGCGGACTTGCCAAAGCATATAAAATAGATAAACATAAAAATGAGATTTTTTTATATCATTTATCAAATGATTCTTTACTCTCAGATATTAATAATATATCGTCAGATACACTTACTTCTTTTTCAAACTTAGAAATGGCGGAAGACTCCGTTGTACTTAAAATCGATTATACAGAATTCAAACAACAGTTTTTAAACAGTAGAATATTATGCAGCGAACTTATGAATGAGATTATAAAACGCTCGGAATATATGCAAAATATATTTAATCGTGAATTTATCTTTGATGCAGTAACAAAAGTCGCTAAAATGATAGATGATGATTTGGATATGTTTAATAAGATAAAACGACATGATATTTCTTTAATATTAAATATACAACCGGCTACTCTATCTAGAGTCCTTAGTAGATTAAAAAGAAATAACATTATCAGTATTGAGCATGGAAAAATCGGAATTATCGATAAAGAGGAACTAAAAGCTATATATGAGGAGGTACTATGA
- a CDS encoding response regulator transcription factor → MRDKKLKTLKVLLVEDEQAIAELLKSAIGDNFRSFIIANDGLEGYELYSKITPDIIITDIMMPNSSGLELAKKIRLNDRLIPIIILSAFSEKEKLFGAIDAGVTKYFTKPYDPDEILEYIHTIASEIQEKTLELCDDFSFDKNNHSLYKESSFVKLSKNETSFITLLAESLERRLSYEDIKSSMWEDKDVSDERLRTFVKRLREKTSKNLIETIKGYGYRLNES, encoded by the coding sequence ATGAGAGATAAAAAGTTAAAGACTCTAAAGGTTTTACTTGTAGAGGATGAACAAGCTATTGCAGAGCTTTTAAAGAGTGCAATCGGCGATAATTTTCGCTCGTTTATCATAGCAAACGACGGTCTTGAAGGTTATGAACTTTATAGTAAAATAACTCCGGATATTATCATCACGGACATTATGATGCCAAACTCATCAGGACTCGAATTAGCAAAAAAAATACGTTTAAACGATAGACTGATTCCCATAATTATTCTTAGTGCATTTAGTGAAAAGGAGAAGCTTTTCGGTGCTATAGATGCAGGTGTGACAAAGTATTTTACAAAACCGTATGATCCTGATGAGATACTTGAATATATTCATACTATTGCATCTGAGATACAAGAGAAGACCTTGGAGTTATGTGATGATTTTAGCTTTGATAAGAACAACCATTCACTTTACAAAGAATCCAGCTTTGTAAAGCTTAGTAAAAACGAGACAAGTTTTATTACATTGCTCGCTGAATCTTTGGAGAGACGATTAAGTTACGAAGATATAAAATCTTCTATGTGGGAAGATAAAGATGTAAGTGATGAGAGGCTTAGAACTTTTGTAAAAAGACTTCGTGAAAAAACCTCCAAAAATCTCATAGAGACTATTAAAGGTTACGGTTACAGACTTAACGAAAGTTAG
- a CDS encoding PAS domain-containing sensor histidine kinase, producing MLQQFKDAIESSNIISKTDTNGIITFVNDEFCKISGYTKDELIGQNHNIVRHPDVDKNNFKELWNTIKNKKIYKSTVKNLAKDGSVFYVNTTIIPILDDNDDIFEYIAIRYDVTKEMFYKEELEKNEVKQKILFAQARHASLGQMLANIAHQWRQPLTELSLTVFNLKKNALSKDEEALQKYYEESKNIINSMSKTIEDFSNFFTPNREVEQFDIKLSVDEALELMDNSLKSSMVDVEFRIQNDLEVLGVANELTQVVLNLLKNSIDAFELNGVLIRQIDITIRRLKDSAEIEFRDNAGGIKKDIVDRIFEPYFTSKHQKNGTGLGLFMSKMIVEQSFDGSLDVKSKKHYTIFSIKIPTA from the coding sequence ATGCTGCAACAGTTTAAAGATGCCATTGAGAGTTCAAACATAATTTCTAAGACCGATACGAATGGAATAATAACCTTTGTAAATGATGAATTTTGCAAAATATCGGGTTATACAAAAGATGAACTTATAGGACAAAATCATAATATCGTTCGCCATCCCGATGTTGATAAGAACAACTTCAAAGAGCTTTGGAATACTATAAAAAATAAAAAGATATATAAAAGTACGGTTAAGAACTTAGCAAAAGACGGTTCCGTTTTTTATGTAAATACGACAATTATCCCTATTTTGGATGATAATGATGATATATTTGAGTATATAGCTATAAGGTATGATGTAACAAAAGAGATGTTTTACAAAGAGGAGTTGGAAAAAAACGAGGTAAAACAAAAGATTTTATTTGCCCAAGCAAGACATGCATCTTTAGGGCAGATGCTGGCAAATATTGCACATCAGTGGAGACAGCCCTTAACAGAACTCTCCCTTACGGTTTTTAATCTGAAAAAGAATGCTCTCTCAAAAGATGAAGAAGCTTTGCAAAAGTATTATGAAGAGAGTAAAAACATAATAAACTCAATGTCTAAAACTATAGAAGATTTTAGTAACTTTTTTACGCCAAACAGAGAAGTTGAACAGTTTGATATAAAACTTAGTGTAGATGAAGCGTTAGAACTTATGGATAACTCACTAAAGAGTTCCATGGTAGATGTGGAGTTTAGAATACAAAACGATTTGGAAGTTCTGGGTGTTGCAAACGAGTTGACGCAAGTAGTTCTAAATCTTTTAAAAAATTCTATAGATGCATTTGAATTAAACGGAGTGTTGATTCGTCAAATAGATATAACAATTAGAAGATTAAAAGATTCGGCGGAGATAGAGTTTAGAGATAATGCGGGTGGAATAAAAAAAGATATTGTCGATAGAATATTTGAACCCTACTTTACATCCAAGCATCAAAAAAACGGTACGGGTTTGGGGCTGTTTATGTCTAAGATGATAGTTGAACAATCTTTTGACGGTTCTTTGGATGTTAAAAGTAAAAAACATTACACGATTTTTAGTATAAAAATACCGACGGCGTAG
- a CDS encoding nitrous oxide reductase accessory protein NosL, which translates to MLKIFVSLAMFIGLLNAYEMDFTKETQGLVRHIKIYKDPKWASKIELQNGKKVFFCSPKSMFEFYFRPGKWHNVGVKSEKDFKDILVTDHNTLEIIEARGAFFVYGSSVTSPAGDDLVPFNSYKEAKEFAEKYNGKRVFGFREVSDALIRLLNGRI; encoded by the coding sequence ATGTTGAAAATTTTTGTTAGTTTAGCAATGTTTATAGGTTTGCTTAATGCTTATGAGATGGATTTTACAAAAGAAACGCAGGGGTTGGTAAGACATATAAAAATATATAAAGACCCAAAGTGGGCTTCTAAAATAGAACTTCAAAACGGTAAAAAAGTATTTTTTTGTTCACCAAAATCCATGTTTGAATTTTATTTTCGTCCGGGCAAATGGCATAATGTCGGAGTAAAAAGTGAAAAAGATTTTAAAGATATTTTGGTAACTGACCATAATACTTTGGAAATTATAGAAGCACGCGGTGCATTTTTTGTATACGGAAGTAGTGTCACAAGTCCTGCAGGGGATGATTTAGTTCCTTTTAACTCATATAAAGAAGCTAAAGAGTTCGCTGAAAAATATAACGGAAAAAGAGTTTTTGGATTCCGTGAAGTCAGTGATGCTTTAATTAGATTATTAAACGGAAGGATATAA
- the cysK gene encoding cysteine synthase A: MANIANDVTELIGNTPLVRLNKASQITGATILGKCEFMNPTSSVKDRLGFNMIRRAQEKGLINENSTIIEPTSGNTGIALAANCAAQNLKLVLTMPESMSIERRNLLKALGAELVLTSAAKGMSGAIEKAKELEALTNNSIILQQFENDANAEIHELTTAREILRDTDSNIDAFVAAVGTGGTLTGTARVLKKEIQNIAVFAVEPKDSPVLSGGNGGPHKIQGIGAGFIPKVLDTSVYGEVVQVSNEDAIETAKMLAREEGLLVGISAGANVWATMQVAKRDEFKGKILVTVLCDTGERYLSTALFNEE, from the coding sequence ATGGCTAATATTGCAAATGATGTAACTGAACTTATAGGAAATACACCTCTTGTTAGACTAAATAAGGCATCTCAAATAACTGGTGCAACGATTCTTGGAAAATGTGAGTTTATGAATCCGACAAGCTCTGTCAAAGATAGGCTTGGATTCAACATGATAAGACGTGCACAAGAAAAGGGTCTTATAAATGAAAACTCTACAATCATTGAGCCTACAAGCGGAAATACCGGTATTGCACTTGCAGCTAACTGTGCCGCACAAAATTTAAAACTTGTTTTGACAATGCCTGAATCTATGAGTATAGAGAGACGCAACCTGCTTAAAGCACTCGGAGCCGAGCTTGTTTTAACCTCGGCAGCTAAAGGTATGAGCGGTGCAATAGAAAAAGCCAAAGAACTTGAAGCCCTGACTAACAACTCTATTATCCTTCAGCAGTTTGAGAACGATGCAAATGCAGAGATACATGAACTTACAACCGCACGTGAAATACTGCGTGATACGGACTCAAATATAGATGCTTTTGTAGCGGCGGTCGGAACAGGCGGTACACTTACGGGTACTGCAAGGGTTTTGAAAAAAGAGATTCAAAATATTGCCGTATTTGCAGTTGAGCCAAAAGACTCACCCGTACTCTCAGGCGGAAATGGTGGTCCTCACAAAATTCAAGGGATTGGTGCAGGTTTTATCCCTAAGGTACTAGACACTTCCGTTTACGGTGAAGTTGTGCAGGTGAGTAATGAAGACGCAATTGAAACAGCTAAAATGCTCGCGCGTGAGGAAGGTTTACTTGTCGGAATCTCGGCAGGTGCAAATGTATGGGCTACGATGCAGGTAGCTAAAAGAGATGAATTTAAGGGCAAAATATTGGTAACTGTTCTTTGCGATACGGGTGAGAGATACTTAAGTACAGCACTTTTTAATGAAGAATGA
- a CDS encoding ABC transporter permease has protein sequence MKNLSLIAYLDLKESIRARWFLIYSLVFGGLIALFFIAGVTESQVMGFSGLSRLLLMYIQITIVILPIFILITTVRSISGDRDNHILEYMLSFPISLKQYYWGKVIGRFITVYLPVFFAMLIAIIYGATIGADIPWSIFFLYTGLLFSLSSAFLGIAFFVSSFVKSSEVALGIAFFVWIFMLAFLDIALISLMLSQRFNEELIIFIALANPMEIFRVAAISLFDPELTVMGPVAFYILDTMSQVVFVLLSIGYPLVLGLLFAYGGFKIFKKKDLV, from the coding sequence ATGAAAAATTTATCTTTAATTGCATATCTGGATCTAAAAGAATCTATCCGAGCCAGATGGTTTTTAATATATTCACTTGTATTTGGAGGTCTTATAGCTCTGTTTTTTATAGCAGGAGTTACTGAGAGTCAAGTTATGGGTTTTAGCGGACTTAGCCGCCTTTTACTTATGTATATACAAATAACTATAGTTATATTACCTATATTTATTTTAATCACGACGGTTCGTTCAATCTCAGGAGATAGGGATAATCATATTTTAGAATATATGCTTTCTTTTCCTATATCTTTAAAGCAATATTACTGGGGTAAAGTAATAGGAAGGTTTATTACTGTTTATCTTCCTGTTTTCTTTGCAATGCTCATTGCTATTATCTATGGTGCGACAATAGGAGCCGATATACCTTGGAGTATATTCTTCTTATATACAGGGTTGCTTTTTTCACTCTCAAGTGCATTTTTGGGTATAGCTTTTTTTGTGTCCTCTTTTGTTAAGTCGAGTGAAGTAGCATTGGGTATAGCTTTTTTTGTTTGGATATTTATGCTTGCGTTTTTGGATATTGCACTTATTTCACTGATGTTATCCCAAAGATTTAATGAAGAGCTTATAATCTTTATAGCACTTGCAAATCCGATGGAGATATTTCGTGTAGCTGCGATATCTTTATTTGACCCTGAACTAACAGTAATGGGTCCTGTTGCTTTTTATATTTTGGATACTATGAGTCAGGTTGTTTTTGTATTGCTCTCAATTGGGTATCCTTTAGTGTTAGGTTTACTTTTTGCCTATGGCGGATTTAAAATATTTAAGAAAAAAGACTTAGTTTAG
- a CDS encoding nitrite/sulfite reductase: MVDEKLNKREKYKARLRPIDYYKDFENLDFENLGEGDRFYLQDFGIFTTDFLEDEFTIRIRLAGGRIGTKEFQAIADIVKEYDLTIVMTARGGIQLHDIYVDDVLEIHKRINSLNLTTWQSFGDNIRNIVTDAYDGVIAESEIECYPIIEQMQDFILQNPRYVGMLPRRVSIGISGNSVNVNSFFANDIYFALAKKDGVFGFNVYMGGKNTDVAQDVDIFLHKEDVFDFFKAFVETFYTHGSRYSRSRTRLIYLIEDIGIDKLKELIQNEYKKEFLTSGELVLNKGKFSEYRELKDGTYAFVYQTNFSKLTADEMNKIAEFATKNDAQIRLGIDQNIYILGLKEKKSPLISPSNSSTVVACAGNLCPYAVWSIKEETKYLPLDLIQKHSIFVGFSGCAKGCGRHRHTDIGLIGLKTNNFGDTDGGCRIFIGAEHSDGKSVGRELFSMVPFVHLNSVVTLIISLFEKSGYSDFETYSKEILNNYSELFLSLWHLANLESKQTIALPKQSKKISQEDEEKLLKDNFKELEIHEDGFRKTISLKVKELWTIEGKDPNYKPPIERTNFR; the protein is encoded by the coding sequence ATGGTAGATGAAAAACTAAATAAACGTGAAAAATACAAAGCTAGACTTAGACCTATAGATTATTACAAAGATTTTGAAAATTTAGATTTTGAGAATCTTGGTGAGGGTGACAGGTTCTATCTTCAAGATTTTGGTATTTTTACGACTGATTTTTTAGAAGATGAATTTACAATTCGTATCCGTCTTGCAGGTGGTCGCATAGGTACTAAAGAGTTTCAAGCTATTGCAGATATAGTCAAAGAGTATGATTTAACCATAGTTATGACTGCCCGCGGAGGCATCCAACTTCACGATATATACGTGGATGATGTTTTAGAGATTCATAAACGCATCAACTCGCTAAATCTTACTACTTGGCAGAGTTTTGGGGATAACATAAGAAACATTGTCACGGATGCGTATGACGGAGTAATAGCAGAGAGTGAGATAGAGTGTTATCCTATAATCGAGCAGATGCAAGACTTTATACTACAAAATCCTCGTTATGTAGGGATGCTTCCTCGCCGTGTATCTATCGGAATTTCCGGAAATTCGGTAAACGTAAACTCATTTTTTGCAAACGACATCTACTTTGCACTGGCAAAAAAAGACGGAGTTTTCGGTTTTAATGTCTATATGGGCGGAAAAAATACAGATGTTGCACAAGATGTGGATATATTTTTACATAAAGAGGATGTATTTGATTTTTTCAAAGCTTTTGTCGAAACTTTTTATACTCACGGTTCAAGATACTCACGCTCTCGTACAAGGCTTATTTACCTCATCGAAGATATTGGTATAGATAAACTAAAAGAACTTATTCAAAATGAGTATAAAAAAGAGTTTTTAACAAGCGGTGAACTTGTTTTGAATAAAGGTAAGTTTAGTGAATATAGAGAACTTAAAGACGGAACATATGCTTTTGTATATCAAACAAATTTCTCAAAACTTACAGCAGACGAGATGAATAAGATTGCAGAGTTTGCAACAAAGAACGATGCACAAATAAGATTAGGAATAGACCAAAACATCTATATACTTGGGCTTAAAGAAAAAAAATCACCTCTTATCTCACCTTCAAACAGCTCAACCGTAGTAGCATGTGCGGGTAATCTTTGTCCATATGCCGTTTGGAGCATCAAAGAAGAAACCAAATACCTTCCACTTGATTTAATTCAAAAACATTCCATCTTTGTAGGTTTTTCAGGTTGTGCAAAAGGATGTGGCAGACACCGCCATACCGATATCGGTCTTATCGGACTTAAAACAAATAACTTTGGAGACACGGACGGTGGTTGTAGAATTTTTATAGGAGCTGAGCACTCCGATGGTAAAAGTGTAGGACGTGAGCTTTTTTCCATGGTTCCTTTTGTGCATCTTAACAGTGTAGTAACACTAATTATCTCTTTATTTGAAAAAAGCGGATACAGTGATTTTGAGACTTATTCAAAAGAGATTTTAAACAACTATTCAGAACTATTTTTGTCTTTATGGCATCTGGCAAATTTAGAGTCAAAACAAACTATAGCACTACCAAAACAATCAAAAAAGATATCTCAAGAAGATGAAGAAAAACTACTAAAAGACAACTTTAAAGAGCTTGAAATACATGAAGATGGTTTTAGAAAGACAATAAGCCTTAAAGTAAAAGAGTTATGGACTATTGAGGGTAAGGACCCAAATTACAAGCCACCGATTGAGAGAACTAACTTTCGTTAA
- a CDS encoding ABC transporter ATP-binding protein, with product MVKISNLTKKFGSHVSLDNINCEFKKNDSIALMGANGAGKTTLIRSMLGYYHPDAGEVLIDGYNPITDRTKVLENISFVPQLPPPIKLSIDELINYISTSSGVDKDLILNYANEMQLDLKSNMSKSFFKLSGGMKQKLLIAISLAKKSDIIIYDEPTANLDPKARDDFYRLLKENEQNKVLLFVTHRLEEVQELVNRQIYMDLGKVVSDERV from the coding sequence ATGGTAAAAATATCTAATCTAACTAAGAAATTCGGCTCACACGTATCACTTGACAATATAAACTGTGAGTTTAAAAAAAACGACTCTATAGCCCTTATGGGCGCTAACGGTGCAGGTAAGACGACTCTTATCCGTTCAATGCTTGGATATTACCATCCGGATGCAGGCGAGGTTCTTATAGATGGATATAACCCGATAACCGATAGAACAAAAGTTTTAGAAAATATTAGTTTTGTTCCACAACTTCCTCCACCGATAAAACTAAGTATTGATGAACTTATTAATTATATTTCAACAAGTAGCGGCGTTGATAAAGATTTGATTTTAAATTATGCAAACGAGATGCAACTTGATTTAAAATCAAATATGTCAAAATCTTTTTTTAAACTAAGCGGCGGAATGAAGCAAAAATTGCTTATTGCGATATCTTTAGCTAAAAAAAGTGATATAATAATTTATGATGAACCTACTGCAAACTTAGATCCTAAAGCCAGAGATGATTTTTATAGGCTTCTTAAAGAAAATGAACAAAACAAAGTACTTCTATTTGTTACCCACAGACTTGAAGAAGTTCAAGAATTGGTTAACAGACAGATCTATATGGATCTTGGTAAGGTGGTATCGGATGAGAGAGTTTAA
- a CDS encoding low molecular weight protein-tyrosine-phosphatase produces MKSIIFVCLGNICRSPLADGIAKKYIKDNALDISVDSAGTGNWHVGENPCPNSIKVAKNNGIDISALVSRQVTKNDFEIYDLVVALDDNNMNDLTALGAKNIVKLGDYGFYGKDVPDPYFYNGFEGFDKVYDMIQKCVINLIDEYTK; encoded by the coding sequence TTGAAATCAATTATTTTTGTTTGTTTGGGAAATATTTGCCGCTCGCCATTAGCCGATGGCATCGCAAAAAAATATATAAAAGACAACGCTTTGGATATCAGTGTTGATTCTGCAGGAACAGGTAATTGGCATGTAGGTGAAAACCCATGCCCAAACTCAATCAAGGTTGCAAAGAACAACGGTATAGATATATCTGCTTTGGTATCAAGGCAAGTAACAAAAAATGATTTTGAAATTTATGATTTAGTTGTGGCACTTGATGATAATAACATGAATGATTTGACTGCACTAGGTGCAAAAAATATTGTAAAACTCGGTGATTATGGATTTTATGGAAAAGATGTACCGGATCCGTATTTTTATAACGGTTTTGAAGGATTTGATAAAGTTTATGATATGATACAAAAATGCGTAATAAACTTAATAGATGAATACACTAAGTAG
- a CDS encoding nitrous oxide reductase accessory protein NosL, translating to MKKLNYIITLSLLVFLGCSEKQNDGVSEVHWDRDMCARCVMVVSDRHNTVQVKDSKGKAYMFDDIGCMILWFEEEHPELKESSKIYITDVKDGSWIDAREAFYTTQNITPMAFGFSAYKSKVNIPKDEEVIDYNEVYKRVLKPKK from the coding sequence ATGAAAAAATTAAACTATATAATTACACTTTCACTTCTAGTATTTTTAGGTTGTAGTGAAAAACAAAATGACGGTGTTTCTGAGGTACATTGGGACAGAGATATGTGTGCTAGATGCGTTATGGTCGTAAGTGACAGACACAATACGGTTCAAGTTAAAGATTCAAAAGGTAAAGCCTATATGTTTGACGACATAGGTTGTATGATTTTATGGTTTGAAGAGGAACATCCGGAACTAAAAGAGAGTTCTAAAATATATATAACCGACGTAAAAGACGGTTCTTGGATAGATGCAAGAGAGGCTTTTTATACAACGCAAAATATTACACCTATGGCATTTGGATTTTCTGCATACAAGTCAAAAGTCAATATACCTAAAGATGAAGAAGTTATTGATTATAACGAGGTATATAAAAGGGTTTTAAAACCTAAAAAATAA
- the nosD gene encoding nitrous oxide reductase family maturation protein NosD, giving the protein MKSFLFYIFFITGLLANPLQEAIDNASAYSTIKLSPQNYRGNIIINKPLTIISTENEKATIQGSGFGNVININSSDVTLKNLNIYGSGDKMYKLDSAIYISKSSNVKIDGCNIKDSLYGIHMEMVEKSVFSNNYISSKNLPISLRGDALKIYYSHNNLFKNNTIEKSRDITLDYSHNNIFQNNIFRNNRFASHIALSRNNLFKDNIYKHNSVSIMLMGAHDTNVTGNTIKSSDGAAGIGVMIGGVSNFRFERNTLKFNAKAIYIESKEKAKGMKRYISYNDISYNGEAIHFHVAIKDNTITHNKIYGNIDDIVKDIDGHFSKTNVVEYNYWDNYQSFDANKDNIGDKPHQVYQYADQLWHHNHKIKFFYASPIMSLMNFLLKLAPFIEPNLLMEDKKPIVEIDK; this is encoded by the coding sequence GTGAAAAGTTTTCTTTTTTATATTTTTTTTATTACCGGTCTTCTTGCAAATCCTTTGCAAGAAGCAATTGACAATGCGTCTGCTTATTCAACAATAAAATTATCTCCTCAAAACTATAGAGGAAATATTATAATCAATAAACCTCTTACTATTATTTCTACAGAAAATGAAAAAGCTACAATACAAGGTAGTGGATTTGGAAATGTTATAAATATAAACAGCTCTGATGTTACACTAAAAAATCTTAATATATACGGTAGTGGAGATAAGATGTATAAGTTAGATTCCGCTATCTATATATCTAAGAGTTCAAATGTAAAAATAGACGGTTGCAATATTAAAGACAGTTTATATGGAATACATATGGAGATGGTAGAAAAATCTGTATTTTCTAATAATTATATTAGTTCAAAAAATCTACCGATATCCCTAAGGGGAGATGCATTGAAAATTTATTATTCTCATAATAATTTATTTAAAAATAATACTATTGAAAAGTCAAGAGACATTACTCTTGATTATTCTCATAATAATATATTTCAAAATAATATATTTCGAAATAATAGATTTGCTTCACATATTGCACTTAGTCGTAATAATCTTTTTAAAGACAATATTTATAAACACAACAGTGTCTCTATAATGCTTATGGGGGCACATGATACGAATGTTACGGGTAATACTATTAAAAGTTCCGACGGTGCGGCAGGAATAGGTGTTATGATAGGCGGTGTATCAAACTTTAGATTTGAGAGAAATACGCTAAAGTTTAATGCAAAGGCGATATATATAGAGTCCAAAGAAAAAGCAAAAGGTATGAAAAGATATATCTCCTATAACGATATCTCCTATAACGGCGAAGCTATACATTTTCATGTAGCTATAAAAGACAATACAATAACTCATAATAAAATATACGGTAATATTGATGATATAGTTAAAGATATAGACGGGCATTTTTCAAAAACGAATGTAGTCGAGTACAATTACTGGGATAATTATCAGAGTTTTGATGCAAATAAAGACAACATAGGTGATAAGCCGCATCAAGTGTACCAATATGCCGATCAGCTTTGGCACCATAACCATAAAATAAAGTTTTTTTATGCAAGCCCTATTATGAGCTTGATGAATTTTTTGCTGAAATTAGCACCTTTTATAGAACCAAACCTTCTAATGGAGGATAAAAAACCTATAGTAGAGATAGATAAGTAG
- a CDS encoding aminotransferase class IV family protein, protein MKNEFLETIKILDAKVWHPEYHQKRYESVLKHFGVCTYKKLEDFIKPPKKGLYRCRLVYTPEDIKKISVEYIEYEKKDINTLKLVYDDEIDYPLKSTDRSELNKLYEKRQDADDILIVKKGYLTDTSIANIALFDGEWKTPKYPLLKGTTRQRLLDSGKIHEDDIKVQDIGRFSKVALLNAMIDFDIIADENIKDVFC, encoded by the coding sequence ATGAAGAATGAATTTTTAGAGACCATAAAGATTTTAGATGCCAAAGTATGGCATCCGGAGTATCACCAAAAAAGGTATGAGAGTGTTTTAAAACATTTCGGCGTCTGTACATATAAAAAGCTTGAAGATTTTATAAAGCCGCCTAAAAAAGGTCTCTATAGATGCAGGCTAGTTTATACTCCAGAGGATATAAAAAAAATATCTGTCGAGTATATAGAGTATGAAAAAAAAGATATAAATACTCTAAAGCTTGTATATGATGATGAGATAGACTATCCGTTAAAATCTACGGACAGGTCAGAATTAAACAAACTTTATGAAAAACGTCAAGATGCAGACGACATACTTATAGTAAAAAAAGGATATTTAACAGATACAAGCATAGCAAATATTGCTCTTTTTGACGGTGAGTGGAAAACACCCAAATATCCGCTTTTAAAAGGTACTACAAGACAAAGATTGTTAGACAGCGGAAAAATTCATGAAGATGATATAAAAGTTCAAGATATAGGCAGGTTTTCAAAAGTTGCACTATTAAACGCTATGATAGATTTTGATATAATTGCAGATGAAAATATAAAGGATGTTTTTTGTTAG